In Perognathus longimembris pacificus isolate PPM17 chromosome 3, ASM2315922v1, whole genome shotgun sequence, a single window of DNA contains:
- the Angptl4 gene encoding angiopoietin-related protein 4, with translation MRCSPTAGAALMLCAATAGLLRAQASSTPLPEPPESPRFASWEEMNVLAHGLLQLGRGLHEHVEHTRRQLGALERRLAACGPTCRGSETTGVPPVHPHSPGIAIGGEVAPEILRDLQTQLKVQNGRIQQLFLKVAQQQRHLEKQHLRIQHLQSKIALLAPNHLDNGVTQPTTKKRLPKMAQSSRLAPNATSLHRLPKDCQELFEDGQRQSGLFQIQPQGSPPFLVNCEMTSEGGWTVIQRRQDGSVDFNQPWEAYKDGFGDLQGDFWLGLEKMHCITGDQGGRLTVKLQDRDGNAKSLRFPIHLGGEDTAYSLQLTAPVASELGVSVATPNGLSLPFSTWDQDHDLRRDLNCAKSLSGGWWFGTCGHSNLNGQYFHSMPHQRQQRKKGMFWKGWRGRYYPLQATTMLIQVTEDAEAS, from the exons ATGCGCTGCTCCCCGACAGCTGGCGCTGCCCTGATGTTGTGCGCAGCTACCGCCGGGCTGCTGCGCGCCCAGGCCAGCTCGACACCGCTGCCGGAGCCGCCCGAGTCCCCACGCTTCGCGTCCTGGGAGGAGATGAACGTGCTGGCTCATGGGCTCCTGCAGCTCGGTCGCGGGCTGCACGAACACGTGGAGCACACCCGAAGGCAGTTGGGTGCCCTGGAGCGCCGCCTGGCCGCCTGCGGCCCGACCTGCCGAGGATCCGAGACGACCGGGGTACCCCCCGTGCACCCCCATAGTCCGGGCATCGCCATCGGTGGCGAGGTGGCTCCCGAAATCCTGCGCGATCTCCAG acaCAGCTGAAAGTTCAAAATGGCAGGATCCAGCAACTGTTCCTCAAAGTGGCTCAGCAGCAAAGACATCTGGAGAAACAACACCTGAGAATCCAACATCTGCAGAGCAAG ATTGCCCTCCTGGCCCCCAATCACCTAGACAATGGAGTGACCCAGCCTACCACTAAAAAGAGGCTCCCCAAGATGGCCCAATCTTCTCGACTAGCTCCCAACGCCACCAGCTTGCACA GGCTGCCCAAGGACTGCCAGGAGCTCTTTGAAGATGGCCAGCGGCAGAGTGGACTTTTCCAGATCCAGCCTCAGGGGTCCCCACCATTCCTGGTCAACTGTGAGATGACCTCAG AGGGGGGCTGGACCGTGATTCAGAGACGCCAAGATGGCTCTGTGGATTTCAACCAGCCTTGGGAAGCCTACAAGGATGGCTTTGGGGACCTCCAAG GCGACTTCTGGCTGGGCCTGGAGAAAATGCACTGTATCACTGGGGATCAAGGTGGCCGCCTGACTGTGAAGCTTCAGGACAGGGATGGTAATGCCAAATCTCTCAGGTTTCCCATCCACCTGGGCGGCGAGGACACAGCCTACAGCCTGCAGCTCACTGCCCCTGTAGCCAGTGAGCTGGGCGTCTCTGTGGCCACCCCCAATGGCCTCTCCCTGCCCTTCTCTACATGGGACCAGGACCATGACCTCCGAAGGGATCTGAACTGTGCCAAGAGCCTCTCTG GTGGATGGTGGTTCGGCACCTGTGGTCACTCCAACCTCAATGGCCAATACTTCCATTCCATGCCCCATCAACGGCAGCAGCGTAAGAAGGGAATGTTCTGGAAGGGCTGGCGGGGCCGCTACTACCCACTGCAGGCAACGACCATGCTGATCCAAGTCACAGAGGATGCAGAAGCTTCTTAG